In Archocentrus centrarchus isolate MPI-CPG fArcCen1 chromosome 16, fArcCen1, whole genome shotgun sequence, a single window of DNA contains:
- the stx17 gene encoding syntaxin-17, whose translation MAEEGNKLTLRRLEAPIHKFIKVALPTDLERLQKHHNNILKYQHTQQWDRLHQEHINASRTVQQLRANMREMEKLCARVRAEDAAALEMLIKPVRDRASAATQDFLCLHSNPEPRPAPTTPPATQPSSCASSSCHTDDNMGDVPVFGRQSQLQLPEIPPDQSAAESWDNLEQDLKELSGLVTEFSLLVHSQQEKIDSIEDNVNTAAANVEEGTKSLGKAVGYKLAVLPVAGALLGGVLGGPLGLLAGFKAAGVAAALGGGALGFAGGNMVQKHRQAKVDLHMKQLTAPPDEPEERKDK comes from the exons ATGGCAGAGGAAGGCAACAAGTTGACACTGAGGCGCCTGGAGGCACCAATCCACAAGTTCATTAAAGTGGCTCTGCCCACAGACCTGGAGAGACTGCAGAAACACCACAACAACATACTGAAG TACCAGCATACACAGCAATGGGACCGCCTTCATCAGGAGCATATTAATGCCAGCAGAACTGTTCAG cagctgagagCCAATATGAGAGAGATGGAGAAGCTCTGCGCTCGGGTCCGTGCTGAAGACGCCGCTGCTCTGGAAATGCTCATCAAGCCGGTCAGAGATAGGGCGTCAGCCGCTACGCAGGACTTCCTCTGTTTGCACTCTAACCCCGAGCCTCGGCCCGCTCCAACGACACCACCTGCCACTCAGCCATCCAGTTGTGCATCCAGTAGTTGCCACACTGATGACAATATGGGCGATGTTCCAGTATTTGGCAGGCAAAGTCAGCTCCAGCTTCCAGAAATCCCTCCTGATCAGAGTGCAGCTGAGTCCTGGGATAACCTGGAACAG GATCTGAAGGAGCTGAGTGGTTTGGTGACGGAGTTTTCTCTGCTCGTCCAT TCCCAGCAGGAGAAGATTGACAGCATAGAGGACAACGTCAACACAGCCGCTGCCAATGTGGAGGAGGGGACCAAGAGCCTGGGGAAG gCGGTTGGCTATAAGTTGGCGGTGTTACCGGTTGCTGGGGCACTGCTGGGCGGTGTATTAGGAGGCCCACTTGGCCTGCTGGCTGGGTTCAAAGCTGCAGGGGTGGCTGCTGCTCTGGGAGGTGGCGCCCTGGGGTTTGCTGGTGGTAACATGGTCCAGAAACACCGCCAAGCCAAAGTGGATCTACATATGAAACAGCTTACAGCACCACCTGATGAACCAGAGGAAAGGAAGGACAAATGA
- the erp44 gene encoding endoplasmic reticulum resident protein 44 has product MHHTMKLLAIPPSVDVRFVTAILLVMGLSTPGQAEIISLDSGNIDDVLNNAGVALVNFYADWCRFSQMLHPIFEEASNIVREEFPDTKQVVFARVDCDQHSDIAQRYRITKYPTLKLFRNGMMMKREYRGQRSVTAIADFIRQQQVDPVKELHSLEEVNSVDRSKRNIIGYFENKDSENYRTFEKVSSILRDDCTFLAAFGEVSKSERFSGDNVIYKPVGESVPDMVYLGSLTNFDLTYAWVQDKCVPLVREITFENGEELTEEGIPFLILFHLKEDAESLEKFQHEVARQLISEKGSINFLHADCDKFRHPLLHIQKTPADCPVIAIDSFRHMYVFPDFKDLTVPGKLRQFVLDLHSGKLHREFHHGPDPTDSTPGQEETVGEAASSPPESSFQKLAPSKKRYTILRRDRDEL; this is encoded by the exons GTGATGGGCCTCTCTACTCCTGGACAGGCAGAAATCATCAGTCTGGACTCGGGCAACATTGATGATGTCCTAA ATAATGCTGGGGTGGCATTAGTGAATTTTTACGCAGACTG GTGTAGATTTAGTCAAATGCTCCATCCAATTTTTGAGGAGGCATCTAACATAGTGAGGGAGGAGTTCCCTGATACAAAGCAGGTGGTGTTTGCTCGCGTCGACTGTGACCAACATT CGGACATAGCTCAACGCTACCGCATCACCAAGTATCCGACACTGAAGTTGTTCCGCAATgggatgatgatgaagagggagtacaggggtcagaggtcagtgacGGCCATTGCTGACTTCATCCGCCAGCAGCAGGTGGACCCAGTGAAAGAGTTGCACTCATTGGAGGAGGTTAATTCTGTAGAT AGGAGCAAGAGAAACATCATTGGTTACTTTGAAAACAAGGACTCTGAGAACTATCGCACATTTGAGAAAGTTAGCAGCATCCTTCGAGATGACTGCACATTCTTAGCTGCCTTCGG CGAGGTATCTAAGTCTGAGCGCTTCAGTGGAGACAATGTGATCTACAAACCTGTGGGCGAGAGCGTTCCTGACATGGTTTACCTCGGCTCACTCACCAACTTTGACCTGACCTACGCTTGGGTCCAGGACAAGTGTGTGCCTCTGGTTAGAGAGATCACCTTTGAAAATGGAGAG GAGCTAACTGAAGAAGGAATCCCTTTCCTCATCTTGTTCCATCTTAAAGAAGATGCTGAGAGCTTAGAGAAGTTCCAGCATGAAGTGGCTCGCCAGCTCATCAGTGAGAAAG GGTCAATAAACTTCCTTCACGCGGACTGCGATAAATTCCGCCATCCTCTGCTCCATATCCAGAAAACTCCGGCTGACTGTCCTGTCATCGCCATAGACTCATTCAGACACATGTATGTCTTCCCTGACTTTAAAGACCTCAC TGTTCCTGGTAAACTGAGACAGTTTGTTTTGGACCTTCACTCTGGTAAGCTTCACCGAGAGTTCCACCACGGTCCTGACCCCACGGACAGCACACCTGGACAG GAGGAGACGGTTGGAGAAGCGGCCAGCAGTCCTCCGGAGAGCTCGTTCCAGAAGCTTGCACCCAGCAAGAAACGCTACACCATCCTCAGACGAGACCGTGACGAGCTGTGA